From a single Bryobacter aggregatus MPL3 genomic region:
- a CDS encoding DUF1501 domain-containing protein, with amino-acid sequence MNQTTRRSILKLATISGLSQFDLRNASAQSSDYKALVCIFLMGGNDGHNLLIPQSTAQFNAYKAARGSLALPDNSAKLLAITTPNGTPYALNDGLAAIHPIFAQGRLALVANVGNLVQPTSRQQFLQAAVKVPSNLFSHADQVVQMQTATPGGSGGTGWAGRTADAMNALNGGARFPASISMSGQQLFGTGNVIQSASLIPGYEMAPSGMNVWPATAAAARQAALQQILTMDSGLSIVQTANHVRQDAMTLSGMLSGLSTGTAFAKPFPSTSIGQQLLQVAQIMRLRGATGMKRQVFFCSLGGFDTHSAQGWQQWDLFKQLSAGMLALYQATQEMGIADGVTTFTESEFGRTLQPSGTGTDHGWGSHFLVLGGAVQGGDLYGAFPDLALGGPDDSGNRGALLPSTSLDQYGATLARWFGVADTDLDAIFPNLKYFPVRNLNFLA; translated from the coding sequence ATGAATCAAACCACCCGCCGTTCGATCTTGAAACTTGCCACCATCAGTGGCCTCTCGCAGTTCGACCTGAGAAACGCCTCGGCCCAGAGTTCCGACTACAAAGCGCTCGTTTGCATTTTCCTGATGGGCGGCAACGACGGCCATAACCTGCTCATCCCGCAAAGTACGGCGCAGTTCAATGCCTATAAGGCAGCACGCGGCTCCCTGGCCCTTCCCGACAACAGTGCGAAACTGCTCGCCATCACCACCCCGAACGGCACGCCCTATGCGCTCAACGATGGGCTGGCCGCCATCCATCCGATCTTTGCCCAAGGCAGACTGGCATTGGTTGCCAATGTCGGCAATCTGGTGCAGCCCACCTCGCGCCAGCAATTTTTGCAAGCGGCGGTCAAGGTGCCGAGCAATCTTTTCTCGCATGCCGATCAGGTGGTGCAGATGCAGACCGCGACGCCAGGCGGCAGCGGCGGCACAGGTTGGGCTGGCCGCACCGCCGACGCGATGAACGCGCTGAATGGAGGCGCCCGTTTCCCCGCCTCGATCTCGATGTCCGGACAACAACTCTTTGGAACCGGCAATGTCATCCAATCGGCGAGTCTGATCCCGGGCTACGAGATGGCGCCCAGCGGCATGAATGTCTGGCCAGCAACGGCCGCAGCCGCCCGTCAGGCCGCCCTGCAACAGATTCTCACCATGGATAGTGGGCTCTCCATTGTCCAGACTGCCAACCATGTCCGGCAGGACGCGATGACTCTATCGGGAATGCTGAGCGGGCTCTCGACAGGCACGGCCTTTGCCAAGCCCTTCCCAAGCACCTCCATCGGACAGCAGTTGCTGCAGGTAGCACAGATCATGCGGCTGCGCGGTGCGACCGGCATGAAGCGGCAAGTCTTCTTCTGTTCTCTCGGCGGCTTCGATACGCATTCGGCCCAAGGCTGGCAGCAATGGGATTTGTTCAAGCAATTGTCGGCTGGCATGCTCGCGCTGTATCAGGCGACGCAGGAAATGGGCATCGCCGATGGAGTCACCACCTTCACAGAGTCTGAATTCGGACGCACGCTACAGCCGAGCGGTACGGGCACAGACCATGGCTGGGGGAGCCACTTCCTCGTACTGGGCGGCGCAGTCCAAGGAGGCGATCTTTATGGCGCCTTCCCGGACCTCGCTCTCGGTGGCCCGGACGATAGCGGCAATCGAGGCGCTTTGCTGCCTTCCACCTCGCTCGATCAATATGGTGCGACGCTCGCCCGCTGGTTCGGCGTCGCCGACACTGATCTCGACGCCATCTTCCCCAATCTGAAGTACTTCCCCGTTCGCAATCTGAACTTCCTCGCTTAG
- the cobU gene encoding bifunctional adenosylcobinamide kinase/adenosylcobinamide-phosphate guanylyltransferase, with translation MPILLVGGGSRSGKSSYALQLAAERGARKGFIATAQTFDDEMRERVRLHREERGSDYTTIEEPVAIEKALAELETKVDVIVLDCLTLWLSNLMLGEHKVDITKVLDRFAASPLPCILITNEVGCGIVPENPLARRFRDEAGRLNQQTAARATEVYGVMFGIPLRLK, from the coding sequence ATGCCAATCCTTCTCGTAGGCGGTGGGAGCCGCAGCGGCAAAAGCAGTTACGCGCTGCAGCTTGCGGCAGAGCGAGGCGCCCGCAAAGGCTTCATCGCCACCGCCCAGACTTTTGATGATGAGATGCGCGAGCGCGTCCGTCTGCATCGGGAAGAGCGGGGCAGCGATTACACGACTATCGAGGAGCCGGTTGCGATCGAGAAGGCTCTCGCAGAACTCGAAACAAAAGTGGACGTAATTGTTCTCGATTGCCTGACGCTCTGGCTCAGCAACCTGATGCTTGGCGAACACAAAGTGGACATCACGAAAGTGCTCGATCGCTTTGCCGCCTCGCCACTGCCCTGCATCCTGATCACGAACGAAGTGGGCTGCGGCATTGTTCCCGAGAACCCATTGGCGAGACGATTTCGCGATGAGGCGGGCCGCCTGAACCAACAGACGGCCGCGCGCGCAACGGAAGTTTACGGAGTGATGTTTGGAATCCCGCTCCGTCTGAAGTGA
- a CDS encoding DUF1800 family protein, translating into MDSKINFCILALLTAASVQAQTITVYPGPSGIPKASSRQMSAYVPLSPNTVTWSVNGIIGGDPVHGTVSQNGLYTAPAEVPPDNLITIQVASTAYPTKIGTASLSITQPLVYIWGSNPNKFAAGAVSLNINGAGFVPGVAITINDLPLTTTYLSATSLKVTGSVPASMVGVAVLRAINPNPGSTISDPVNVTVASSNVSVSVNPASVSLPVTGTQSFSASVSGSSNLAVTWSTTAGTITASGLYTAPATLPSPPTATVTAKSVADPLISASATITLTKPSATVSLTPPASSAFLGSSTQFTATVNGPSDTSVTWAVNGIAGGNSSVGFISGTGLYTAPLNLPNPASVTVRATSVAAPTIYAQASVTLKLTPPAMPNLTHARFLEQAAFGPTSAELATLGQIGIDGWLAQQFSLPETPIPVPAGVQIAQSQYFSRLVHAPDQLRQRMIDTLAKIIVVSAAKNSSPNEVVPWLQILSRNTFGNYRQLLWDITVSPQMGKYLDLANSQKATGNSMPNENYAREVMQLFTTGLVLLNPDGTPQLDSQGNTIATYDQTTVSQMAKALTGWTFPTPAGGQMGGANWESFNAPSMEVREQFHDKTAKTLIGGCAIPAGLTVAAETNQALDCLFNHPNTAPFVVLRLIRALVTSNPSGPYVQRVVNVWNNNGAGTKGDLKAVLTAILTDAEARQDQATPQQGRLKDAEYGIVEFIRSLQGTLTPDNLRVWSLTTMGQTPLAAPSVFGHYSLLYRIQGGTLAGPEFQIYSPTEAILRGNFFYELLLNPNASDLSINLAPFNAVAADANALIEQVNATLLYGRMPQSLKDSLATAIAAASDNNQRVITALYLTALSGYYTVQY; encoded by the coding sequence ATGGATTCCAAAATCAACTTCTGTATCCTCGCACTGCTCACCGCAGCGAGCGTGCAGGCACAAACCATCACAGTTTATCCAGGCCCATCCGGGATTCCGAAGGCCAGTTCCCGGCAGATGTCTGCCTACGTCCCGCTCAGTCCCAATACCGTCACCTGGTCCGTCAATGGAATAATTGGCGGCGATCCGGTGCATGGCACGGTCAGCCAGAATGGCCTGTACACCGCGCCCGCCGAGGTTCCACCCGACAACCTCATCACCATCCAAGTAGCCAGTACCGCCTACCCAACCAAGATCGGCACAGCCAGTCTCAGCATCACCCAACCGCTCGTCTATATCTGGGGCTCCAACCCAAACAAGTTCGCCGCGGGCGCGGTCTCACTCAACATCAATGGAGCCGGATTCGTCCCCGGTGTTGCAATCACCATCAATGACCTGCCACTGACCACCACCTATCTCTCCGCAACCTCTCTGAAAGTGACAGGCAGTGTCCCGGCCAGCATGGTGGGCGTCGCGGTGCTGCGAGCCATCAATCCCAACCCCGGCTCGACCATCAGCGACCCGGTGAATGTCACTGTTGCCAGTTCCAATGTCAGCGTCTCCGTCAATCCAGCCAGCGTGAGCCTCCCGGTGACCGGTACGCAAAGCTTCAGCGCCAGCGTCTCCGGATCCTCAAACCTGGCCGTGACCTGGTCCACGACGGCCGGCACGATTACGGCAAGCGGCCTCTACACGGCGCCTGCCACCTTGCCCAGTCCGCCCACCGCAACGGTTACGGCAAAAAGTGTCGCCGATCCATTGATCAGCGCCAGCGCAACCATCACCCTCACCAAGCCCAGCGCCACCGTGAGCCTCACGCCACCGGCAAGCTCCGCGTTTCTCGGCTCCAGCACACAGTTCACCGCAACGGTCAATGGGCCAAGCGACACCTCGGTCACCTGGGCCGTGAACGGCATCGCGGGTGGCAACAGCAGCGTCGGCTTCATCTCCGGCACTGGGCTTTACACGGCTCCCCTCAATCTCCCCAACCCTGCCTCTGTCACGGTGCGTGCGACGAGCGTCGCTGCGCCGACGATCTATGCGCAGGCCAGCGTCACGCTGAAGCTGACGCCCCCTGCCATGCCGAATCTGACCCATGCCCGCTTCCTCGAACAAGCGGCCTTCGGCCCCACGTCTGCTGAACTGGCGACGCTCGGGCAAATCGGCATTGACGGCTGGCTCGCGCAGCAGTTCTCGTTGCCAGAAACACCGATTCCCGTTCCGGCTGGCGTCCAAATTGCGCAATCCCAATACTTCTCGCGACTGGTTCACGCTCCAGACCAACTGCGCCAGCGCATGATCGACACACTGGCCAAGATCATCGTCGTTTCCGCGGCAAAGAACTCCTCCCCAAATGAAGTGGTCCCGTGGCTGCAAATCCTCAGCCGCAACACCTTTGGCAACTACCGGCAGTTGCTCTGGGACATCACGGTCAGCCCGCAGATGGGCAAGTATCTCGATCTGGCGAACTCGCAAAAGGCAACCGGAAACAGCATGCCCAACGAGAACTACGCTCGCGAGGTGATGCAGCTCTTTACCACCGGCCTCGTCCTCTTGAATCCCGACGGCACGCCGCAGTTGGATAGTCAGGGCAACACGATCGCCACCTATGACCAGACCACCGTCAGCCAGATGGCAAAGGCGCTCACCGGCTGGACCTTCCCGACGCCCGCAGGCGGTCAGATGGGCGGAGCAAACTGGGAATCCTTCAATGCGCCTTCCATGGAGGTTCGAGAACAGTTCCATGACAAGACCGCAAAGACGCTCATCGGCGGCTGCGCGATCCCGGCTGGCCTCACTGTCGCCGCCGAAACGAACCAGGCGCTCGACTGTCTCTTCAATCACCCCAACACCGCGCCCTTCGTCGTCCTGCGACTGATCCGCGCCTTGGTCACGAGCAACCCGAGCGGCCCCTACGTGCAACGCGTCGTCAACGTTTGGAACAACAACGGTGCGGGAACAAAAGGAGATCTCAAGGCGGTGCTCACCGCGATTCTCACCGATGCCGAAGCCCGTCAGGATCAAGCCACGCCGCAGCAGGGACGATTGAAAGATGCCGAGTATGGCATTGTCGAATTTATCCGTTCGCTGCAGGGAACTTTAACGCCAGACAACCTCCGCGTCTGGTCGCTGACCACCATGGGCCAAACTCCGCTCGCTGCGCCTTCCGTCTTCGGACATTACTCGCTGCTGTACCGGATTCAAGGAGGCACACTGGCCGGGCCGGAGTTCCAGATCTACAGCCCCACGGAAGCAATCCTGCGGGGCAACTTCTTCTACGAGCTGTTGCTGAACCCGAACGCCAGCGACCTCTCGATCAACCTCGCGCCCTTCAACGCGGTCGCCGCCGATGCCAACGCGTTAATCGAACAGGTGAACGCGACACTGCTCTATGGACGCATGCCGCAATCGCTCAAAGACAGCCTTGCAACAGCGATCGCCGCGGCATCTGACAACAACCAACGCGTCATCACAGCGCTCTATCTGACAGCTCTCTCGGGCTATTACACGGTGCAGTACTAA
- a CDS encoding TIGR00282 family metallophosphoesterase, which translates to MNLLFIGDVYSSVGRNALAWNLAELQATYGVQMTIVNAENAAGGFGVTPQIADDMLSLGVDAITTGNHVWDKRDFFEYLDRNPRVTRPANYPKELPGRGLIYVEARNGVRVAILNLQGRALMTPLDCPFRKADELIAEIPTDVKVRFVDFHAELTSEKVAMGWHLDGRVSAVIGTHTHIPTADTRILAGGTAYQTDAGMTGPYDGVIGADKELVLKKFLTSLPVRLEASKKGGELHGVVIDIDETTGQARSIERVTRKMAS; encoded by the coding sequence ATGAATCTCCTCTTTATCGGCGACGTGTACTCGTCAGTAGGCCGGAATGCACTGGCCTGGAATCTTGCTGAACTCCAAGCCACCTACGGTGTGCAGATGACGATCGTGAACGCGGAAAATGCGGCGGGAGGCTTCGGGGTGACGCCGCAGATTGCAGACGATATGCTCTCCCTGGGAGTCGACGCGATCACTACCGGCAACCATGTTTGGGACAAACGAGATTTTTTTGAATACCTCGATCGCAACCCACGTGTCACCCGTCCGGCGAATTACCCGAAGGAGCTTCCTGGCCGTGGCCTGATTTATGTCGAGGCCCGCAATGGCGTTCGAGTCGCGATTCTCAACTTGCAGGGCCGCGCCCTGATGACGCCGCTCGATTGCCCGTTCCGGAAAGCCGATGAACTGATTGCCGAGATTCCCACCGATGTGAAAGTCCGCTTTGTCGACTTCCACGCCGAACTCACCAGTGAGAAGGTGGCGATGGGATGGCATCTCGACGGCCGTGTGTCGGCTGTGATTGGCACTCATACCCATATCCCAACGGCCGATACCCGGATTCTGGCTGGAGGTACGGCCTACCAGACGGATGCTGGGATGACTGGCCCCTATGACGGGGTGATCGGCGCAGACAAAGAGCTGGTGCTGAAGAAGTTTCTGACCTCTCTTCCTGTTCGTCTCGAGGCGTCCAAAAAGGGCGGAGAACTGCACGGTGTGGTGATCGATATTGACGAAACTACCGGTCAGGCGCGCAGTATTGAGCGAGTGACTCGCAAGATGGCCAGTTAG
- a CDS encoding PAS domain-containing hybrid sensor histidine kinase/response regulator, translating into MKRLLTSALWTWVIILLALLCLLAGNQQIRTVQDHQERLQNSTRLAKAFNRLEEGLWNLELALGIRRSDSSEEVHRRMLNDLSRLKEGVEEAKHLPGVQPEMLGSLIRLETVLILIERNLGPNTPRFDEVDSNLKRALQEVRSSSGRLWDQYSEIATEITQRWQEVNLLVLASCLLAAFLAFLLRAYHRDLMGRKEAEQALRESEERYRRLVEVSPDAILVHREGKILFVNSTGVQMLGASAAETLLGVDLHDLATPSEIDTTALTSSWGETRHSNGEVRPSHLRITRMDGKPIDVEVVATSFTYQDCPAVQMVIRDISQFRRQSEALQASERRYRSLFENVAEGVYRSSEEGKILDANPALVSMLGYDSIEELRRVSIGTDLYFDPADRLPEIYRLRRDGVVNNFELRLKRKDGSSLTVLENARAVLREDGTVEHYEGTLTDISHMKQAEETLMQARDQALHVSKLKSEFLANVSHEIRTPMNGIIGMTDLLSDTALSLEQREYADAVRRSSQYLLNIINDILDFSKIEAGRVELESIEFDLRETVEDVVELLAEQAQEKNLEISAVIDCSIASTFLGDPYRVQQIITNLAGNAIKFTASGAVKVHAYPVGEDVVVDVLDTGIGIPTGLQARLFQPFTQGDGSTTRRYGGTGLGLAISRQIVEMMGGQIGVEQRSCGGSRFWFRIPLVVARSRQAAPPQASSRYAILAIAQEERRCCVEEILQNLGFACTHGKSGQELILLAEESEKLDLIVTDHDLGDMNSTELAQHLKSAGFDVERILVRLVRMKDRAAERQSDIYFAATLSEPARQRTLRETFERLSSDTMLAGGLKSLNIELSRRGAGLPNCVLIAEDNVINQRVAVRMLEKLGFQSQIVDNGAKAVAAVREGLYPLILMDCQMPEMDGFQATIAIREWEAQNGLPRTPIVAMTAHAMQGDRERCLAAGMDDYLSKPISINTIESVMIRWAAAEVPVG; encoded by the coding sequence ATGAAGAGATTGCTCACATCTGCCCTCTGGACCTGGGTCATCATTTTACTGGCGCTCCTATGTCTGCTGGCAGGGAACCAGCAGATTCGCACGGTTCAGGATCATCAGGAACGGTTGCAAAACAGTACACGTTTAGCAAAGGCGTTCAACCGGCTGGAAGAAGGCCTTTGGAACTTGGAGCTGGCTCTGGGAATCCGGCGCAGCGACTCCTCTGAAGAAGTCCACCGCCGGATGCTGAATGATCTCAGCCGCCTGAAAGAAGGGGTGGAGGAAGCCAAACATCTTCCCGGTGTCCAACCCGAGATGCTGGGCTCCTTGATTCGCCTTGAAACCGTTTTGATCCTGATCGAACGGAATCTCGGACCCAACACTCCTCGATTTGATGAGGTGGATTCGAATCTGAAACGAGCGCTGCAGGAGGTTCGCAGCTCCTCAGGCCGGCTTTGGGATCAATATAGCGAGATCGCCACTGAGATCACGCAGCGCTGGCAAGAGGTGAATCTTCTAGTGCTAGCGTCTTGCCTTCTGGCTGCATTTCTTGCCTTTCTTCTCCGTGCCTACCACCGTGATCTGATGGGCCGCAAAGAAGCGGAACAGGCGCTCCGCGAGAGTGAGGAGCGCTATCGCCGGTTGGTGGAGGTTAGCCCGGATGCGATTCTGGTGCATCGGGAAGGCAAGATTCTTTTTGTCAATTCCACCGGGGTGCAGATGCTGGGCGCCAGCGCGGCGGAAACTTTGCTTGGCGTCGATCTGCACGACCTTGCCACTCCTTCCGAAATCGACACTACGGCCTTGACCTCTTCCTGGGGAGAAACGCGGCATAGCAACGGCGAGGTGCGGCCTTCTCATCTCCGGATCACGCGCATGGATGGCAAGCCGATCGATGTCGAAGTGGTGGCGACGAGTTTCACCTACCAGGATTGTCCGGCCGTGCAGATGGTGATTCGCGACATCTCGCAGTTTCGCCGCCAGTCGGAAGCCTTGCAGGCGAGTGAACGCCGCTACCGGTCACTCTTTGAGAACGTTGCCGAAGGGGTCTACCGCTCAAGTGAGGAAGGGAAGATCCTCGATGCGAATCCGGCGCTGGTCTCGATGCTGGGCTACGATTCCATCGAAGAGTTGCGAAGAGTTTCGATTGGGACCGACCTCTACTTTGATCCCGCCGACCGCCTTCCTGAAATTTATCGCTTGCGCCGCGATGGTGTCGTCAATAATTTTGAACTCCGGCTGAAGCGGAAAGACGGCTCGTCGCTGACGGTACTGGAGAATGCTCGCGCGGTGCTGCGCGAGGATGGCACGGTGGAGCACTACGAAGGGACGTTGACAGACATCTCGCATATGAAACAGGCAGAGGAGACGCTGATGCAAGCCCGTGATCAGGCGCTGCATGTCTCCAAGCTCAAGAGCGAGTTTCTGGCCAATGTCAGCCATGAGATCCGGACGCCGATGAACGGCATCATCGGCATGACCGATCTCCTGAGCGACACGGCACTCAGTCTGGAACAGCGTGAGTATGCCGACGCGGTACGCCGCAGTTCCCAGTATCTTCTGAACATCATCAACGACATTCTTGATTTCTCCAAGATTGAAGCCGGACGGGTGGAACTCGAATCGATTGAGTTCGACCTGCGGGAAACGGTTGAGGATGTCGTGGAGCTTCTCGCGGAACAGGCGCAGGAAAAGAATCTGGAGATCAGCGCGGTCATTGACTGCTCGATTGCTTCTACTTTCCTCGGCGATCCCTATCGCGTGCAGCAGATTATTACGAACCTCGCAGGCAACGCGATCAAGTTCACGGCCTCGGGCGCGGTGAAGGTGCATGCTTATCCGGTGGGAGAAGATGTGGTGGTGGATGTCCTCGATACGGGGATTGGCATCCCGACCGGATTGCAGGCTCGTCTCTTCCAGCCGTTTACGCAAGGGGATGGTTCGACGACACGCCGCTATGGCGGCACCGGACTAGGGCTGGCGATTAGCCGGCAGATTGTCGAAATGATGGGCGGCCAGATTGGAGTGGAGCAGCGTTCCTGCGGCGGCTCCCGTTTCTGGTTCCGGATTCCGTTAGTGGTGGCGCGCAGCCGGCAGGCTGCGCCTCCGCAGGCGTCAAGCCGCTATGCGATTCTCGCCATTGCGCAAGAGGAACGCCGCTGTTGTGTGGAAGAGATTCTGCAGAATCTTGGCTTCGCCTGCACGCATGGAAAGAGCGGACAGGAACTGATTCTGCTGGCCGAAGAGTCGGAGAAGCTCGACCTTATCGTGACGGATCACGACTTGGGCGACATGAATTCCACCGAACTCGCGCAGCATCTCAAATCTGCGGGTTTCGATGTTGAACGGATTCTGGTGCGTCTGGTCCGCATGAAGGATCGCGCTGCAGAGCGGCAGTCAGATATCTATTTTGCCGCGACGCTCTCCGAGCCGGCACGCCAACGCACCTTGCGGGAGACCTTCGAGCGGCTGAGTTCCGATACGATGCTGGCGGGCGGACTGAAGAGCTTGAACATTGAGCTGAGCAGGCGAGGCGCTGGCTTACCGAATTGCGTCCTGATTGCCGAGGACAATGTGATCAATCAGCGTGTGGCGGTGCGGATGCTGGAGAAGCTCGGTTTTCAGTCCCAGATTGTGGACAATGGAGCAAAGGCTGTTGCCGCTGTGCGGGAAGGCCTCTATCCCCTCATTCTGATGGATTGCCAGATGCCGGAGATGGATGGGTTCCAGGCAACCATCGCCATTCGCGAATGGGAGGCGCAGAACGGTCTACCCCGCACGCCGATCGTCGCGATGACTGCTCACGCGATGCAGGGGGACCGGGAACGTTGCCTGGCGGCAGGTATGGACGATTACCTCTCGAAGCCCATTTCTATCAACACAATCGAGAGTGTCATGATCCGTTGGGCCGCCGCTGAAGTCCCTGTTGGTTAA
- a CDS encoding FecCD family ABC transporter permease: MAVDSKRRAITTLLVSALAALAALAICPFLGGSGMDYGKLWRQESPDWAIFLNLRLPRAILALLSGGALASSGAMFQALLRDALATPDNLGVTAAASLGAVLSISLLDGAETSFPVVWLAAVAGAGLVALLISALAATRKFSPMSLLLTGIAVNAMCAAVIMLLHSLAGITRSFQITHWLMGGIDAVPYSTLAILALILTPLCFWVLLQARVLNVISFGETWAMGRGIDARKKTWQGFLVGTLLVGTTTAITGPIAFVGLIVPHLLRRMVGPDYRVLLPASLFGGGAFLILCDTIARTVLAPAEIPVGVITALLGGPFFVWLLWSR; the protein is encoded by the coding sequence ATGGCCGTTGATTCGAAACGCCGCGCCATCACGACCCTGCTGGTTTCCGCACTCGCGGCGCTGGCGGCGCTCGCGATCTGCCCCTTCCTCGGCGGGTCGGGAATGGATTATGGAAAGCTATGGCGGCAGGAGTCTCCCGATTGGGCGATCTTCCTCAACTTGCGGCTGCCGCGCGCGATTCTGGCGCTGCTGTCGGGCGGGGCGCTGGCCAGTTCCGGGGCGATGTTCCAGGCGCTGCTGCGCGATGCGCTCGCGACGCCCGACAATTTGGGTGTGACCGCTGCGGCCTCTCTCGGCGCTGTCCTCAGTATTTCCTTGCTCGATGGCGCGGAGACTTCCTTCCCGGTGGTCTGGCTTGCTGCTGTCGCAGGCGCGGGACTGGTCGCTCTCTTGATCTCGGCGCTGGCTGCCACTCGCAAGTTTTCGCCGATGAGCCTGTTGCTGACTGGCATTGCCGTGAACGCGATGTGCGCGGCGGTGATTATGCTGCTGCACAGCCTGGCCGGAATCACGCGCAGCTTCCAGATCACGCATTGGCTGATGGGCGGCATCGACGCTGTGCCCTATTCGACGCTCGCGATTCTGGCGCTGATTCTCACGCCACTCTGCTTTTGGGTGTTGCTGCAAGCCCGGGTGCTGAATGTCATTTCCTTCGGAGAGACCTGGGCGATGGGGCGAGGCATCGATGCGCGCAAGAAGACCTGGCAGGGCTTTCTGGTCGGCACTCTGCTGGTGGGCACAACCACCGCGATCACCGGACCCATCGCCTTTGTCGGCTTGATTGTGCCGCACTTGCTGCGGCGGATGGTAGGGCCTGATTACCGTGTGCTGTTGCCGGCATCCTTGTTTGGCGGCGGAGCCTTTCTGATCCTGTGCGACACGATCGCCCGAACGGTGCTGGCTCCGGCGGAGATTCCGGTTGGCGTCATCACTGCATTGCTGGGAGGGCCGTTCTTTGTCTGGCTCCTTTGGTCGCGGTGA
- a CDS encoding ABC transporter ATP-binding protein, which translates to MSLLAIEALRFAYPGFELGAVTARLEGPQIVSLIGPNGAGKSTLLDLLAGLKTASSGDCLLAGKSIRTLTREQACRIVAHVPQQVPMDAPFLVEDVILTGRLPHSSGLFESPADEAALEAAIDRVKLSALRHRVFSSLSGGERQRVLIAAAVCQQAPILLLDEPSAHLDPENEVLLWELLEDLKRDGCLILIATHHLSLAAQHSDRIWLMCRGELVANAESKNGLPLKQMQEVFRVAFHWQRTPEGQVFLNYGR; encoded by the coding sequence TTGAGTCTTCTGGCCATCGAAGCGTTGCGCTTTGCCTATCCGGGTTTCGAGCTCGGTGCGGTGACCGCGCGGCTCGAAGGGCCGCAGATTGTCTCGCTAATTGGCCCGAATGGGGCGGGGAAGTCAACCCTGCTCGACCTGCTGGCAGGTCTGAAGACGGCAAGCTCCGGCGACTGTCTGCTCGCAGGCAAAAGCATCCGCACCCTCACGCGCGAGCAAGCCTGCCGCATCGTCGCGCATGTGCCGCAGCAGGTTCCGATGGATGCGCCGTTTCTGGTGGAGGATGTCATTCTGACCGGGCGCCTGCCGCACAGTTCCGGCCTCTTTGAGAGCCCGGCCGACGAAGCAGCGCTTGAGGCGGCAATCGACAGAGTGAAGCTGAGCGCGCTGCGGCATCGCGTGTTCTCGTCCTTGAGCGGCGGCGAGCGGCAGCGTGTGCTGATTGCGGCGGCGGTGTGCCAGCAAGCGCCGATTCTGCTGCTCGATGAGCCGAGCGCCCATCTCGATCCCGAGAACGAAGTGCTGCTGTGGGAACTGCTTGAAGACCTGAAGCGGGACGGATGCCTGATCCTCATCGCGACGCACCACCTGTCGCTCGCCGCACAACACAGCGACCGCATCTGGCTGATGTGCCGCGGCGAACTGGTGGCGAATGCGGAGAGTAAGAACGGCTTGCCGCTCAAGCAGATGCAAGAAGTATTTCGCGTTGCCTTTCATTGGCAGCGCACTCCCGAGGGGCAGGTGTTTCTAAACTATGGCCGTTGA